AGATTGGCTATTTTATTCACTAAACAAGGTGAATTCGACCAAGCCCTAAACCATTACCAACAAGCGATAGATAGTTGGCCTGGTTTTGCTCCAGCCTATTTAAATCGTGGAATTTTACTCGACATTTATATGGGAAAAAAACAACAAGCTCTTGATAGTTACCAAACATACCAAAGCATAATCACCTTAACCCAAGGTAAAGAAGCCAAAAAAGTGCGGGGCTGGATTGTCGATCTTACCCGCCAGCTTAAACAACAAGGCTAGACCATGAAAAAGACCCTATTGATCATACTCGGCTGTACTCTACTAGGTAGTCTATCGGGATTCGCTCAGGAGCCCGTTGAACAAGGAAAATCGAAAGCTATCGCCAATAAAATAAAATTAGAAGCCACTTTTCGAGGTAATCAAGAGCAACCAAAGGTATTAACCATCGTACCTTGGCAGTTACCTGTTTATACCGCTATAAAAGGTCAACAACCAAGCCATATCAAGCCCTTGCAGCTAGAACCTATTTTTAGAAAAAGCTTTGTTAACGAGCAAAAGGTATTTGAAAAGTTATTCAAATCGAACAGTACACCTCAATAAGCATACTTAACTTTACATGACCCCATGCTAGTGTGGCTTCAGTTATTTACTGGAGATCAAATATGGACACCTACAACACTATCGTCAGGTTCTTCCAAGAAGGCGGCTCGTTTATGCTGCCTATTTCAATTGTACTGGCCTTGGGATTAGCCATAGCAATAGAACGCTTTATGTTTTTAGCCGGTGCGCTTCGTAAGAATCGCAACGCGTTTAATGAAATAGAATCATTACTGGCCGAAAATAAATATGACGCTATTGTGAAACTCGGTACTCAGCAAGCTGCGCCTATTGCCCGTATTATTAGTGCAGGGATTGGACGTATGTCCACCAGCCAACGTCGTGAAGATATTGAATACGCCATGGAAGAAGGTTTAATGGAAGCGGTACCAAGACTTGAAAAGCGCACCGCATATTTAGGCACCTTGGCCAATATTGCCACCCTATTAGGACTACTTGGTACCATAATTGGTTTAATCGCTGCTTTTACTGCGGTTGCTAATGCCGACCCAGCAGAAAAAGCCAGCTTGTTGTCACAAAGTATTTCGGTGGCAATGAATACCACTGCCTTTGGTTTGATAGCCGCCATCCCACTGTTAGCCTTTCATTCAGTTTTACAAACTAAAACCACTGAAATTATCGATAGTATGGAGATGGCTGGAGTGAAATGTTTAAACATTTTGATCAATCGTCAAGAAGTCAGCCCCAATACTCGTAACAGCGACAGATAAAGGCAGCTCACTATGCTAAGACGTGGCCGAAAAATCAAAAAAGCAGATGCAGAACTAGATATCACTTCTTTCATGAACCTCATGATAGTGCTGGTGCCTGTTCTGCTAATGATGATGGTGTTCTCTAAAATCACTGTTTTAGAGTTAAAGTTACCGGCTTTATTGTCTAACGCACCGGCCTCTGAATTAGAAAATAAACAACTAGAATTGATAGTCAATAACCAACAGATAAGTGTGTACTACCCAGCTGGCTACCTACTACAAACAATAGAAGCGAAGCAAACACAACACGATTTAGAGCAATTACAACAAATTTTAAAACAACTGAAACAAACCTTATTAAGCAAAGGGGCTGACAAAAAAGATATTGTCTTAATGTTAGACGACACCGTCCCTTACCAAACTATTGTGCACCTTATGGATACAACGCGTTCTTATCAAGATGTGATTGGGGTAGACCTAGTGGATGCTGAGTTGTTTCCAGAAATATCCTTTGCCGATGCACCAACATTAGCTGCAGAAATCCCAGCCACAAATAATAATGGTGCCAATCGATGAAAATGTCAGTTCGTGCGCGCAGATTACAACGTAATTACAAACGCAACAGCAAACAAACTAAGTTAAGCCTAGTGTCGTTAATGGATATTTTTACTATCCTAGTGTTCTTTTTAATGCTCAATGCATCTGATGTACAGGTATTACAAAACGACAAGTCTGTGACCTTGCCAGAATCAACAGCCAATACGGCGGCTAAAGAAACCTTATTGTTACTGGTCAACCAAGATCAAGTGATTCTACAAGGTAAAAAAATGGCTGACATTCCTGATATATTAGCTAGTCAAAATGAAGTGATCGCCAGTTTAGTCGAAGAACTTAACTATCAAAGCACTCGCCAAGCTAGCACTTTAACCACAGATGAAAATCAGCCAGCTCCCGAAGGTTCAGCCAAAGCCATCACTATTATGGCCGACCAAGCTATGCCTTACGCTTTACTGAAAAAACTAATGCAATCATGCGCTCAAGCCGGATATACCGATATAGCCCTTGCCGTTGAACAGAAGACTCCCACTAATCAAGGCGAGGGGGTGTAATGAGTAGTGCCTTAGTGAGTCAATCGGTATTACCTTGGTCGAGCAGTGCCAAAGAAAACACACTATTTAGTCGTATTACTTTAGCGGTTTTAGCCATCACACTTTTGGCTGCCTTATGGGTAAAAATAGTTGAATTACCAGAAGCGCCTAGAATAGAAATAGAAAAACTTCCGCCTCAATTAGCAAGGCTCATTAAGGCGAAACCACTTGAGGTTAAAAAAATTGAACCACCTAAGCCTGAACCGGCAATAGAACCTAAATCCGAACCTAAACCAGAGCCAAAAATTGAAAAAAAGCCTGAGCCGAAACCCAAACCTGTGGTGCAAAAGCCTAAAAAGCAAGCTACCCCCAAACCTAAGCCGAAAGCGCCGCCTAAACCTGATCCCAAAGCTGAGATAGCAAAGGCCAAGGCGAAAGCACAAAGCTCTGGCTTACTAGCTTTTCAAGATGATTTAGCCAGTATGCGCAAAGATTTACAACTGAATAACCTAGCCAAAACCGAAACCATTAAAGGCGGTGGTGAGCAAGCCAAAACCGAACGCAAGTCTGTAGGAGAATTAGTAAACAGCACCAGTGGCGGGGTGAATAGTGCTAACTTATCAACCAATGTAGGCGCAAAAGGTGAATTAACCGGTCGTCGCAGTACCGAGTTTGTCGCGCCATCGGAAGGCGTGGCATCATTAGCCGCTAAACAGATTGAACGGGAAGATGAAATAATCGGTGATCGCAACTTAGAAAATATTCGTAAAACCATAGATGAACACAAAGGTGCGATCTACTCGTTATACCGTAAAGCCTTACGTAAAAACCCTGAACTAGAAGGAAAAATTACCGTAAAACTAGTGATAGAGCCAGATGGCAATATTTCAACTGCTAACATTGTCAGCAGTGAACTAGGTGACGAAGCGCTAGAAAAACGCTTGTTAGCACGGATTAAAATGATTCAGTTTGGTAGCCTAAATGTAACCCAAACCCAACTAGAATACTCTTTTAACTTTTTACCTTTTTAATCTGAACTCTAAATAACAAGTGTTGTTTGAATCCACTTATATTTCAAATACTTATAAATACTCACTCAGTTGGGTTTGGATTAAATCAACTATTCATTTTCAAGTGAGCCATTTCACCGGCTCTGGAAACTCTGCAACTAATCTCAGTTAAACTAGCACTAATACCAATCCACATTGATAGCACTAACGACAACAAAATTTAAAAATCAATCTGCTTTACCCCACTTTTTTACTAAGTCAATCACTAGAAAATAGCTCACTACCAAGGTATTGGTATGTTCATTTAGATACAACATTAATAACATCGCTATAAGGTTGATCTAAAAAATCAACCTAATTACTGTCGTTTTTACATAAGGAAATCATAAAATGAAATATACCAATTTAGTCATAAACTCATTAACAAATATTATGTTAGGAGTTCGAAACTGTTTACTTATATTAATTACTTTACTTACCCTTGGCTGTTTTGATTCTGCTAATAAATCTACAGATGACCCGACAAGTAATCCTGCAGGTGAGTCGACAATAACCAGCATAATTACTGTCGTTAACACACGAGGTATGCCACTTACTGATGTAACGGCCACCTCAGACACTTTCACCATACAATCTCAAGCATATAATGAGCAAAGTCAATTACAAATAGACCTTGACTCATCAAGTTCATATGGAGTAATTCGCTTATCTAAGGCAGGTTATTCAGACGCCATACTTTTTCAAGAGCATAGCGAGCTTTCTCAAAGCCATACAGTGACACTGCTTGAGCGAGCGCCCGCGATTATATTTGACGCTTTTCTGGGTGGTGAATTGACAGGAATTGACGGCGCAACAGTAAGCATACCCAGCGAATCACTTGTCAGGGCAGATGGCTCTCTGGTCACTGGCAATGTAGAGCTCTATATTACGCCGATAGATATTCAAGATGAAATGACGGCACATGCGTTTCCGGGCAGCTTTTATGGCTTACCCAATGCAGACGAAATACCAGTAGGGTTAGAAGTTCAACAACAGTTATTTTCGTTCGGTGTCACTGAGTTTTCTTTTTATGAAAACGGTGAAGAGCTACAATTAAAAGAAGGCGCTGTGGCAGAAATAGAGCTACCTATCTATGTCAGTAAAAATATTTATGATGAGGACTTAGTTATTGGCGGTAAAATTCCATTATGGAGCTTAAATGAGTCAACAGGTCTTTGGGAGCAGCAGGGTGAAGGGACAATCGTAGCCAACCCTCAGGTAGAATCAGGATTTTCTTTAAGTGGCACCACCACACATTTCACCTATTTTAATGCAGACCAGTGGGGGCTTTCGAGTAGCGGATCTGCTTCAGCCGAGGATAGAAGGGTTTGTGAACTTTCCATTACACTTGTTGGGGCAGTAATAGGTCAACCTACATACTTCTCTATTACTTCATTCTTTGGAGGCCCCATATCAACCTTGCCAAAGTTATTTACTTACGATGGCACTGATATCAGAACTATCATTCCTCAAGGTGCCAATGTGAGGGCAAATGCTGAACAAGGTGAGCGTATCGCGTCAGATATTATTAGATGCTATGAGGAGTCGCTCGCTGTCGATCTGGTTTTAGAGGAGACCCTGCCAGAATTTACACGTTGGAGTTTAAAAGCTGAACCTGTTTTTAGTCGCGAATCGGATAATGATCCCTATGAAATAGTCGAAAATGAAGTGCTGATTGGCGGAACGTTCATTGGTGATGAGTTTGTTGACGTCGAAACGAGTCTGGTCGGTGCTGAAGTACTGAGTTTACCGCAAGCACAATTTTTTGCCGCTCGCTTTACGCCTAGTGATACAAGTCCCACGGTTATTACCGCGACCCTTTCAAATGACCTCGGCTCAACTCAAGAAGTGAGCTCCTTAGATTACGTGAACTCTCATTCTCCCGTTATTGAGTATTTCTACGTTCACCCTACTAGTGATTCTGAATTGAAATATACGTGGAAAGTAAAAGGCGCAGATAGCGGTAAGGTGAATTACTTAGGTGAAGATGTGACCTCTTTAGATACTGCTTTATATAGTATTGATGATATAGAATCAGGCTCCTTTAAGGATTATCGACTTTTTGGGCGGACTGGTTATTTGGAAATCATATTTCGAAATCAGTATGGCGACACGGTTAAAGTGGCAAGATTGAGTCAACTGGTTAGATGTCTACCTGGTTCCGAAGATTCTTCTTGCCAGAATAATTAATTTAATTTGAGGCCTTGCACGACTTAGTTCCCATTATTTCGGAATATAGTTGAACTAATGTCGTGCAATAACTTATATTTATTTCAAGGCTAGATCACCAATCAAGGACTTCTGTTTTATGCCTAAATACACGGTAATTGTAGTTGAAGACGATCTAACTATTTTAGCAAGATTTTCTGCTCTAATCGCGGCCCAAGAAGACTTAGCTTTATTAGCCATTGCATCCACTAAACAGGAGGGCATAAACGCACTTCTGCTGCATAAGCCAGACATTTTATTAACCGACATAGGCTTACCTGATGGCTCAGGTATTGACATAATTAAGGCCATCAATAGAGAAAAACTGGACTGCGAAGCCATGGTTATTTCTGGTTTTCAAGATGAACATATTGTTTTTCGTGCGTTAGAAGCTGGAGCTAAATCTTACATTCTTAAACATGATGATGAGGTAATAATTACTGACGCTATTCATTCAATGATGAAGGGCGGCGCACCAATGAGCCCTATCATCGCGCGTTTAATGCTACAAAAATTTCAATCCCATAGTCAAAATAACGCGCTACCAGAAGCATTAACAGATAGACAAGTTAGTATACTAAAATTGATTAGTCAGGGGTTTTCTTCAAGAGAAATATCAGAAAAACTCGACATCACCTATTACACAGTTACCACCCATATTAAAAATATTTATACCAAACTACAGGTGAACAGCAGAACAGAAGCGTTACATGAAGCATTAAAATTAGGTTTAATTCAACTCTAGCAACTTAACAACTAAGAAGTTTGGACATATTAAGTGACAGTGATTGAATAAGCTAAGCAAGTCAGCCACAGGCATTATCGAGTTAGTCTGTATCAATGAAATGGAATTATCATGAGGCGTCATCAGAATTCAGGATTTTGACACCGGCTTAAATGCCAAAAGTGCATGTATTGCTCAAGATAGGGGCATTATGAACATGAATTACAAAGCCAAACAGATCGCGCCATTTTTGAAAGCAAACCTTTTAAAGGAAAGACTAATCCCAATAAACATCTATAAACGCTTTTATTTATTGGAGTTGGGCTCCCTAATTAAAATGGAATTAGTTTTTTCTTCGATACTTTTCCATACGTTTTTTTTGCTCTGCTATCTGAGTTTGTAGCTCATTTTTATAAGGGGATTCAGCCAAAAAATTATCAGCTTGAGTCTGACTATTTCTAGCAAAGCTCATATAAATAGACACCGAGCTAGCTAGGTACTCCTTTTTGTCAGTAAACACATCAAGATGTGTAGAGGCAAACTCTGGGTTATTACGAGCACTCTCTTTCACCACTTTTTTGACCAAAAAATCTGAGTCTATTCCGCCCTGTTGCTGCAACCAACTGACTGCTTTATCTGGATTGATATAACTCAACGATCTGGCAACAAATTGTGCTCTAGCTTGGCGATTAGTGCTATCTGCAGTGTTCATATAAACTTCGGCGGCTCGATCAGAATCAGAAAAAAGCCAAGTGCGATATATATCGTATTCCAACTGCTTTTTCTGCTTTTCATCTTCTATTGTCGCTAGCCATTCAATTGCATCTTCAGGCTCAGTTCTGGCCCAAGCTCTGACAACATCCTGTGTGAGTTTTTTATTATCTAACTCTTTGGTTTTATCCATAACATGGATAAAATCCTCAGAAGTCGATAATAATCGAGTTAAGCCTGAAACAGCCATAGACAATTGCCGCATATTTTTGGCAAAAGGCGCTAAACTATCAATCGCCAAGTCTACATCTTGTTTGGCTAAATTAGAAAAAATGCTATGCAAAGGACGATTTTCTTGGCTGAATTGATTTGAACTGACACTAGTTTTAAACCAATCTAAAGCAGTTAAAGGGTCGTTTTCAGCCCACGTACTTAATACGGCAAATCGACCTACTGCTTGTGCTTTATTAGACTCGACTTGCTGTGCAATAAAGGCCATTGCATTTTCAGGTTCAAACTCAGCATAACGACTTAACAGCAATGAAAACAACTGAGTTGATTCAGCATCAAGAGCACTTGTATCTAGCTCATTAAGTGCGGTAAACAATTGCTCTGGACTGAGTTCTTGTATTAAGTTGTAAGCTTTGGCTAATTTAGAGATGTTCATCCTAGAACTATTGTCTAACAATGTTTTAGCTTGTTGTAATAGTTGGTATGGATCTAACTGATTACTGCTACTTTGCTGGTTAATGGCAACAGTCAGTTGTTCTTGTTCACCCCTAGTTGGCAGATGTTGTGTTTGACTAACACTTGTTGAGACAAGAAATGGCGACGGCACTTCTGCCACTGATACATCAGTATTGCTGGCCGGCGTTTGTTGCAAACTATTGCCAATATAATATGCCCCCAGCAGAGAGAATACCCACAATAGTCCAATGCTATATTTCATCTATTATTCCATTAATTTAAACGTATAGTTATTCAGGTT
The sequence above is a segment of the Paraglaciecola sp. L3A3 genome. Coding sequences within it:
- a CDS encoding MotA/TolQ/ExbB proton channel family protein → MDTYNTIVRFFQEGGSFMLPISIVLALGLAIAIERFMFLAGALRKNRNAFNEIESLLAENKYDAIVKLGTQQAAPIARIISAGIGRMSTSQRREDIEYAMEEGLMEAVPRLEKRTAYLGTLANIATLLGLLGTIIGLIAAFTAVANADPAEKASLLSQSISVAMNTTAFGLIAAIPLLAFHSVLQTKTTEIIDSMEMAGVKCLNILINRQEVSPNTRNSDR
- a CDS encoding biopolymer transporter ExbD → MLRRGRKIKKADAELDITSFMNLMIVLVPVLLMMMVFSKITVLELKLPALLSNAPASELENKQLELIVNNQQISVYYPAGYLLQTIEAKQTQHDLEQLQQILKQLKQTLLSKGADKKDIVLMLDDTVPYQTIVHLMDTTRSYQDVIGVDLVDAELFPEISFADAPTLAAEIPATNNNGANR
- a CDS encoding biopolymer transporter ExbD — protein: MKMSVRARRLQRNYKRNSKQTKLSLVSLMDIFTILVFFLMLNASDVQVLQNDKSVTLPESTANTAAKETLLLLVNQDQVILQGKKMADIPDILASQNEVIASLVEELNYQSTRQASTLTTDENQPAPEGSAKAITIMADQAMPYALLKKLMQSCAQAGYTDIALAVEQKTPTNQGEGV
- a CDS encoding AgmX/PglI C-terminal domain-containing protein; the encoded protein is MSSALVSQSVLPWSSSAKENTLFSRITLAVLAITLLAALWVKIVELPEAPRIEIEKLPPQLARLIKAKPLEVKKIEPPKPEPAIEPKSEPKPEPKIEKKPEPKPKPVVQKPKKQATPKPKPKAPPKPDPKAEIAKAKAKAQSSGLLAFQDDLASMRKDLQLNNLAKTETIKGGGEQAKTERKSVGELVNSTSGGVNSANLSTNVGAKGELTGRRSTEFVAPSEGVASLAAKQIEREDEIIGDRNLENIRKTIDEHKGAIYSLYRKALRKNPELEGKITVKLVIEPDGNISTANIVSSELGDEALEKRLLARIKMIQFGSLNVTQTQLEYSFNFLPF
- a CDS encoding response regulator transcription factor; amino-acid sequence: MPKYTVIVVEDDLTILARFSALIAAQEDLALLAIASTKQEGINALLLHKPDILLTDIGLPDGSGIDIIKAINREKLDCEAMVISGFQDEHIVFRALEAGAKSYILKHDDEVIITDAIHSMMKGGAPMSPIIARLMLQKFQSHSQNNALPEALTDRQVSILKLISQGFSSREISEKLDITYYTVTTHIKNIYTKLQVNSRTEALHEALKLGLIQL